Proteins encoded together in one Electrophorus electricus isolate fEleEle1 chromosome 9, fEleEle1.pri, whole genome shotgun sequence window:
- the LOC113572889 gene encoding cytochrome c oxidase subunit 7C, mitochondrial: protein MLGQAVRRFATSVVRSSHYAEGPGQNLPFSVENKWKLLAGMMLFFGSGFVFPFVVVRHQILKK from the exons ATGCTTGGACAAGCAGTTCGCCGATTTGCAACCTCTGTTGTTCGCAGTAGCCACTATGCTGAAGGACCAGGACAG AATCTGCCATTCTCAGTAGAGAACAAATGGAAGCTACTGGCTGGTATGATGTTATTCTTCGGCAGTGGTTTTGTCTTCCCCTTCGTCGTAGTCAGACATCAGATCCTGAAGAAGTGA